A single Bos mutus isolate GX-2022 chromosome 16, NWIPB_WYAK_1.1, whole genome shotgun sequence DNA region contains:
- the BPNT1 gene encoding 3'(2'),5'-bisphosphate nucleotidase 1 isoform X1, whose amino-acid sequence MLSSRGPIMASSPTVLMRLVASAYSIAQKAGTIVRRVIAEGDLGIIEKTCATDLQTKADRLVQVSICSSLARKFPKLTIIGEEDLPPEDVDQELIEDGQWEEILKQPCPSQYSAIKEEDLVVWVDPLDGTKEYTEGLLDNVTVLIGIAYEGKAIAGVINQPYYNYQNNENQKLREPRNDAKAGPDAVLGRTIWGVLGLGAFGFQLKEAPAGKHIITTTRSHNSQLVTDCITAMNPDDVLRVGGAGNKIIQLIEGKASAYVFASPGCKKWDTCAPEVILHAVGGKLTDIHGNALQYNKEVKHMNSAGVLATLRNYDYYASRVPQSVKNALVP is encoded by the exons ATGCTCAGTAGCCGAG GGcccatcatggcatccagtcccactgtGTTGATGCGGTTGGTGGCTTCAGCATATTCTATTGCTCAAAAGGCAGGAACGATAGTCAGGCGTGTTATCGCCGAAGGAGACCTGGGTATCATTGAGAAG ACCTGTGCAACAGACCTGCAGACCAAGGCTGACCGATTAGTTCAAGTGAGCATATGTTCTTCATTGGCACGGAAGTTCCCCAAACTAACAATTATAGGGGAAGAG GATCTGCCTCCTGAAGACGTGGATCAAGAGCTGATTGAAGATGGTCAGTGGGAGGAGATACTGAAGCAGCCGTGCCCATCACAGTACAGTGCTATCAAGGAGGAAGAT CTTGTGGTCTGGGTTGATCCTCTGGATGGGACCAAGGAATATACTGAAG gtCTTCTTGACAATGTAACAGTACTTATTGGAATTGCTTATGAAGGAAAAGCCATAGCAGGAGTTATTAACCAGCCATATTACAACTACCAG AACAATGAAAATCAGAAGTTAAGGGAACCCAGGAATGACGCAAAG GCAGGACCAGATGCTGTGCTGGGGAGAACTATCTGGGGAGTTTTGGGTTTAGGTGCCTTTGGGTTTCAGCTGAAAGAAGCGCCTGCCGGCAAACACATCATCACAACAACCCGGTCCCATAACAGCCAGTTGGTTACGGACTGCATCACTGCTATGAACCCTGATGATGTGCTGAGAGTAGGAGGAGCAGGAAATAAG ATAATTCAGCTGATTGAAGGCAAAGCCTCTGCTTATGTATTTGCAAGTCCAGGATGCAAGAAGTGGGACACCTGTGCTCCAGAAGTCATTTTACATGCTGTCGGAG GCAAGTTAACCGATATCCATGGAAATGCCCTTCAGTATAACAAGGAAGTGAAGCACATGAACTCGGCCGGAGTCCTGGCCACACTGAGGAATTATGACTATTATGCAAGTCGAGTCCCCCAGTCTGTTAAAAATGCCCTTGTTCCTTGA
- the BPNT1 gene encoding 3'(2'),5'-bisphosphate nucleotidase 1 isoform X3, producing the protein MLSSRGPIMASSPTVLMRLVASAYSIAQKAGTIVRRVIAEGDLGIIEKTCATDLQTKADRLVQVSICSSLARKFPKLTIIGEEDLPPEDVDQELIEDGQWEEILKQPCPSQYSAIKEEDLVVWVDPLDGTKEYTEGLLDNVTVLIGIAYEGKAIAGVINQPYYNYQAGPDAVLGRTIWGVLGLGAFGFQLKEAPAGKHIITTTRSHNSQLVTDCITAMNPDDVLRVGGAGNKIIQLIEGKASAYVFASPGCKKWDTCAPEVILHAVGGKLTDIHGNALQYNKEVKHMNSAGVLATLRNYDYYASRVPQSVKNALVP; encoded by the exons ATGCTCAGTAGCCGAG GGcccatcatggcatccagtcccactgtGTTGATGCGGTTGGTGGCTTCAGCATATTCTATTGCTCAAAAGGCAGGAACGATAGTCAGGCGTGTTATCGCCGAAGGAGACCTGGGTATCATTGAGAAG ACCTGTGCAACAGACCTGCAGACCAAGGCTGACCGATTAGTTCAAGTGAGCATATGTTCTTCATTGGCACGGAAGTTCCCCAAACTAACAATTATAGGGGAAGAG GATCTGCCTCCTGAAGACGTGGATCAAGAGCTGATTGAAGATGGTCAGTGGGAGGAGATACTGAAGCAGCCGTGCCCATCACAGTACAGTGCTATCAAGGAGGAAGAT CTTGTGGTCTGGGTTGATCCTCTGGATGGGACCAAGGAATATACTGAAG gtCTTCTTGACAATGTAACAGTACTTATTGGAATTGCTTATGAAGGAAAAGCCATAGCAGGAGTTATTAACCAGCCATATTACAACTACCAG GCAGGACCAGATGCTGTGCTGGGGAGAACTATCTGGGGAGTTTTGGGTTTAGGTGCCTTTGGGTTTCAGCTGAAAGAAGCGCCTGCCGGCAAACACATCATCACAACAACCCGGTCCCATAACAGCCAGTTGGTTACGGACTGCATCACTGCTATGAACCCTGATGATGTGCTGAGAGTAGGAGGAGCAGGAAATAAG ATAATTCAGCTGATTGAAGGCAAAGCCTCTGCTTATGTATTTGCAAGTCCAGGATGCAAGAAGTGGGACACCTGTGCTCCAGAAGTCATTTTACATGCTGTCGGAG GCAAGTTAACCGATATCCATGGAAATGCCCTTCAGTATAACAAGGAAGTGAAGCACATGAACTCGGCCGGAGTCCTGGCCACACTGAGGAATTATGACTATTATGCAAGTCGAGTCCCCCAGTCTGTTAAAAATGCCCTTGTTCCTTGA
- the BPNT1 gene encoding 3'(2'),5'-bisphosphate nucleotidase 1 isoform X2, with protein MASSPTVLMRLVASAYSIAQKAGTIVRRVIAEGDLGIIEKTCATDLQTKADRLVQVSICSSLARKFPKLTIIGEEDLPPEDVDQELIEDGQWEEILKQPCPSQYSAIKEEDLVVWVDPLDGTKEYTEGLLDNVTVLIGIAYEGKAIAGVINQPYYNYQNNENQKLREPRNDAKAGPDAVLGRTIWGVLGLGAFGFQLKEAPAGKHIITTTRSHNSQLVTDCITAMNPDDVLRVGGAGNKIIQLIEGKASAYVFASPGCKKWDTCAPEVILHAVGGKLTDIHGNALQYNKEVKHMNSAGVLATLRNYDYYASRVPQSVKNALVP; from the exons atggcatccagtcccactgtGTTGATGCGGTTGGTGGCTTCAGCATATTCTATTGCTCAAAAGGCAGGAACGATAGTCAGGCGTGTTATCGCCGAAGGAGACCTGGGTATCATTGAGAAG ACCTGTGCAACAGACCTGCAGACCAAGGCTGACCGATTAGTTCAAGTGAGCATATGTTCTTCATTGGCACGGAAGTTCCCCAAACTAACAATTATAGGGGAAGAG GATCTGCCTCCTGAAGACGTGGATCAAGAGCTGATTGAAGATGGTCAGTGGGAGGAGATACTGAAGCAGCCGTGCCCATCACAGTACAGTGCTATCAAGGAGGAAGAT CTTGTGGTCTGGGTTGATCCTCTGGATGGGACCAAGGAATATACTGAAG gtCTTCTTGACAATGTAACAGTACTTATTGGAATTGCTTATGAAGGAAAAGCCATAGCAGGAGTTATTAACCAGCCATATTACAACTACCAG AACAATGAAAATCAGAAGTTAAGGGAACCCAGGAATGACGCAAAG GCAGGACCAGATGCTGTGCTGGGGAGAACTATCTGGGGAGTTTTGGGTTTAGGTGCCTTTGGGTTTCAGCTGAAAGAAGCGCCTGCCGGCAAACACATCATCACAACAACCCGGTCCCATAACAGCCAGTTGGTTACGGACTGCATCACTGCTATGAACCCTGATGATGTGCTGAGAGTAGGAGGAGCAGGAAATAAG ATAATTCAGCTGATTGAAGGCAAAGCCTCTGCTTATGTATTTGCAAGTCCAGGATGCAAGAAGTGGGACACCTGTGCTCCAGAAGTCATTTTACATGCTGTCGGAG GCAAGTTAACCGATATCCATGGAAATGCCCTTCAGTATAACAAGGAAGTGAAGCACATGAACTCGGCCGGAGTCCTGGCCACACTGAGGAATTATGACTATTATGCAAGTCGAGTCCCCCAGTCTGTTAAAAATGCCCTTGTTCCTTGA